In Gemmata obscuriglobus, a single genomic region encodes these proteins:
- a CDS encoding efflux RND transporter permease subunit — translation MSHFFIGRPIFAAVLSLAVVLTGGIALSTLPVAQYPEIAPPTVEVSAVYPGANARVVADTVASPVEQQVNGVEKMLYMSSQCTNDGTYTLTVTFEPGADLNIAQVLVQNRVSMAEPVLPDLVRRRGISVKKKSPNILMMVNLFTTDQSGDAAATNLFLSNYATIQIADGLKRIPGVGDVTYLGQRDYSMRVWLDPQRLQAVGMAPQDVIAAVNEQNIQVAAGQIGQQPTPSGQVFQYTMTTLGRLESPEQFGAIVLKRGTEGTLVYLRDVARIELGALSYDQTCTLNGRPSVALSVYQLPGSNALEVSGRVKAKMEELREHFPAGIEYEIVYDTTPFINESILEVFRTLIEAVVLVAAVVLLFLQSWRAAIIPLAAVPVAVVGTFAALTCAGFSLNTLTLFGLVLAIGIVVDDAIVVVEAVQHHVDHGMSARDAAARAMTEVAGPVVAVGLVLSAVFIPCAFLGGVTGQFFRQFAVTIAVSTLLSAFNSLTLSPALAALLLRPQRGRRAEALPRIGYLALGAGLGAVAAAKWPVPVSELIGVPLPGWGWLTLGGLAGAVVGWLLARPVDAVLGWVFVWFNRGFDRGTDWYTRVVGGLLRVTPLVLLAYGGLVGLTYTTFTRTPTGFIPAQDKGYLLVDVRLPDASSAQRTAEVVRRVEAVARRAPGVKDTIAVSGQSLLQNAAAPNFGSLYLMLDPFDQRRAHDRAADAIAASLQEQLRTEVPEAVVAVFGAPPVEGLGTAGGFKIIVEDRAAGELVDLQTAADRVVASASADPALRRVSTSFRADVPWLELVIDREQAKDRGVSIDAIRTTVEASLGPYYVNDFNRFGRTWKVNVQARDAYRQDAEAVGQLKVRGASGGMVPLGSLASVRPTSGPTLVMRYNMYQSAAVNADAAPGSSSGEALARLGGTARSGLPPTMRAEWTELALLQLQAGDSAMWVFVLAVVLVFLVLAAQYESWALPLAVILVVPMCLLCALAGVLAAELDMNIFTQIGFVVLIGLACKNAILIVEFAKQKREEGMNGRAATLAACQLRLRPIVMTSIAFILGVAPLLVAEGAGAEMRRALGTAVFAGMIGVTAFGVFLTPVFYYAIQWLGSRTVSAPEPVPGGEHLTGTQSGSDAV, via the coding sequence ATGTCGCACTTTTTCATCGGGCGGCCGATCTTCGCGGCCGTCCTGTCGCTCGCCGTGGTGCTGACCGGGGGCATCGCGCTGTCGACTTTGCCGGTCGCGCAGTACCCGGAGATCGCGCCGCCGACGGTTGAGGTTTCGGCCGTGTACCCCGGGGCAAACGCCCGCGTGGTGGCCGACACGGTCGCGTCCCCGGTCGAGCAGCAGGTGAACGGCGTCGAGAAGATGCTGTACATGTCGTCGCAGTGTACCAACGACGGCACCTACACCCTCACCGTGACCTTCGAACCGGGCGCGGACCTGAACATCGCCCAGGTGCTCGTGCAGAACCGGGTGTCGATGGCCGAGCCCGTGCTGCCCGATCTGGTGCGCCGGCGCGGGATCTCGGTGAAGAAGAAGTCGCCCAACATCCTGATGATGGTGAACCTGTTCACGACCGATCAGAGCGGCGACGCGGCGGCGACGAACCTGTTCCTGAGCAACTACGCCACGATCCAGATCGCCGACGGGCTGAAGCGCATCCCGGGGGTCGGCGACGTAACCTACCTGGGCCAGCGAGACTACAGCATGCGGGTGTGGCTGGACCCGCAGAGGCTGCAAGCGGTCGGCATGGCCCCGCAAGACGTGATCGCGGCGGTCAACGAGCAGAACATCCAGGTGGCGGCCGGGCAGATCGGCCAGCAGCCGACGCCGTCCGGGCAGGTGTTCCAGTACACGATGACCACGCTGGGTCGGTTGGAGAGCCCGGAGCAGTTCGGGGCGATCGTTTTGAAGCGCGGGACCGAGGGCACGCTCGTGTACCTGCGGGACGTGGCCCGGATCGAACTGGGGGCGCTGTCCTACGATCAGACCTGCACGCTCAACGGGCGCCCGTCGGTGGCGCTGTCGGTCTACCAGCTCCCGGGGTCGAACGCGCTGGAGGTGTCCGGCCGCGTGAAGGCGAAGATGGAGGAGCTTCGCGAGCACTTCCCGGCGGGCATCGAGTACGAGATCGTGTACGACACCACGCCGTTCATTAATGAGTCGATCCTGGAAGTGTTCCGCACCCTGATCGAGGCGGTGGTGCTGGTGGCGGCGGTCGTACTGCTGTTCCTCCAGTCCTGGCGCGCCGCGATCATTCCGCTCGCCGCGGTCCCGGTGGCGGTCGTCGGGACGTTCGCGGCGCTCACCTGCGCCGGGTTCAGTTTGAACACCTTGACGCTGTTCGGGCTGGTGCTTGCCATCGGTATTGTGGTGGACGACGCCATCGTCGTGGTCGAGGCGGTCCAGCACCACGTGGACCACGGGATGTCGGCGCGTGACGCGGCGGCGCGAGCCATGACCGAGGTTGCGGGGCCGGTGGTCGCGGTCGGGTTGGTGCTATCGGCCGTGTTCATACCCTGTGCGTTCCTGGGCGGGGTGACCGGACAGTTTTTCCGCCAGTTCGCTGTGACCATTGCTGTGAGCACGCTGCTGTCGGCGTTCAACTCGTTGACGCTCAGCCCCGCCCTGGCCGCACTCCTGCTTCGCCCGCAACGGGGGCGGCGGGCGGAGGCGCTGCCGCGCATCGGGTATCTGGCGCTGGGTGCGGGGCTTGGTGCGGTCGCGGCTGCGAAGTGGCCGGTGCCTGTGAGCGAACTCATCGGCGTGCCGCTGCCGGGGTGGGGGTGGCTCACGCTCGGCGGGCTCGCGGGAGCGGTTGTCGGCTGGCTCCTCGCGCGCCCCGTAGATGCGGTGCTCGGATGGGTTTTCGTGTGGTTCAACCGCGGGTTCGACCGCGGTACCGACTGGTACACCCGGGTCGTGGGCGGGCTGCTCCGCGTCACCCCGCTCGTACTGCTCGCCTACGGCGGACTTGTCGGGCTCACGTACACCACGTTCACCCGCACCCCGACCGGGTTCATTCCCGCGCAAGACAAGGGCTACCTGCTCGTGGACGTGCGACTGCCGGACGCGTCGTCCGCGCAGCGCACCGCCGAAGTGGTCCGACGGGTGGAGGCGGTCGCGCGCCGCGCTCCCGGCGTGAAGGACACGATCGCGGTGTCCGGGCAGTCGCTGCTTCAGAACGCCGCCGCACCGAACTTCGGCTCGCTGTACCTGATGCTCGACCCGTTCGACCAGCGGCGGGCGCACGACCGCGCGGCCGACGCGATTGCGGCCTCGCTCCAGGAGCAGTTGCGAACCGAGGTGCCGGAGGCGGTGGTCGCCGTGTTCGGAGCGCCGCCGGTCGAGGGGCTGGGTACCGCGGGCGGGTTCAAGATCATTGTTGAGGACCGGGCCGCGGGTGAGTTGGTCGACCTCCAGACTGCTGCCGATCGGGTGGTCGCGTCGGCGTCTGCCGACCCGGCGCTGCGGCGGGTGTCCACCAGCTTCCGGGCCGACGTGCCGTGGCTGGAACTGGTGATCGACCGGGAACAAGCCAAGGACCGCGGGGTATCGATTGACGCGATCCGCACCACCGTGGAGGCGAGTCTCGGGCCGTACTACGTGAACGACTTCAACCGGTTTGGACGGACGTGGAAGGTGAACGTTCAGGCGCGCGACGCGTACCGCCAGGACGCGGAGGCGGTCGGTCAGTTGAAGGTGCGCGGCGCGAGCGGTGGGATGGTGCCGCTCGGGTCGCTGGCGTCCGTGCGGCCGACCAGCGGGCCGACGCTGGTGATGCGGTACAACATGTATCAGTCGGCGGCGGTGAACGCGGACGCGGCCCCGGGTAGCAGTTCGGGCGAGGCGCTCGCCCGGCTGGGCGGGACCGCCCGCAGCGGGTTGCCGCCCACCATGCGCGCCGAGTGGACCGAACTGGCGTTGTTGCAGCTCCAGGCGGGGGACTCCGCCATGTGGGTGTTCGTGCTTGCGGTGGTGCTGGTGTTCCTGGTGCTGGCTGCGCAGTACGAGAGTTGGGCGCTGCCGCTGGCTGTGATCCTGGTCGTCCCGATGTGTCTGCTGTGCGCGCTCGCGGGTGTGCTGGCGGCCGAACTGGACATGAACATCTTCACGCAGATCGGGTTCGTGGTGCTGATCGGGCTGGCGTGCAAGAACGCCATCCTGATCGTCGAGTTCGCCAAGCAGAAGCGGGAGGAGGGGATGAACGGCCGGGCGGCAACGCTGGCGGCCTGCCAGTTGCGGCTCCGGCCGATCGTGATGACCTCGATTGCGTTCATCCTGGGCGTGGCCCCGCTGCTGGTGGCGGAAGGGGCGGGTGCGGAGATGCGGCGGGCGCTGGGGACCGCCGTGTTCGCCGGGATGATCGGCGTGACCGCGTTCGGTGTCTTCCTGACTCCGGTGTTTTACTACGCCATTCAGTGGCTCGGGAGTCGCACGGTTTCGGCACCCGAGCCGGTCCCGGGCGGCGAGCATCTGACGGGTACGCAGAGCGGGAGTGATGCCGTCTGA
- a CDS encoding efflux RND transporter permease subunit has protein sequence MLSYFFIDRPVFATVLSLVVTLAGGVALVNLPMTQYPPITPPNITVVASYPGASAQVVADAVAAPIEQEVNGVENMMYMSSNSANDGSYSLTVTFKPGTNLDFAQVLVQNRVNLALPLLPDVVRQAGVTTRKRNPDMLMVINLYSPTGEYDQLHLSNYSSIYVREELARVKGVGDVGLFGSLDYSMRVWVDPDRLASMGITAGDVLAAIREQNQPFAAGQVGQSPVPDGQTFEFPLHVRGRQSAPEEFADIVIRRAPDGRQVRIKDVGRVELGAKSVDTSDKLDGRPTANIGVFQLSDANALDVADRVRAKMEELKEAFPPGIDYTIANDSTPFIRESVRGVVTTLLEAIGLVAVVVLLFLQSWRAALVPLAAVPVAIVGTFAAMAALGFTLNTLTLFGLVLAIGIVVDDAIVVVEAVQHKIEHGQAPREATRQAMAEVSGPVVATGLVLVAVFVPCAFLGGITGLFFRQFAVTIAVSTALSALNSLTLSPAMCAILLQPAGARKDIPARVIDFLFGWFFRLFNTGVVRSTGLYARGVGLSVRVAPLVLVAYLGLVGLTWWGSEQLPTGYIPSQDQGRLMCSIQLPDAAALERTQEVVDEVSRIARETPGVAHTVAVSGRSLPLGANGSNYGTMLVTLDPINERTHPSRSANAISASLRKAFAQLPDAQVTVMAPPAVPGLGSAGGFKVMVEDRSGENDPVRLQGNTQRLIAEARKDPRLAGVFSAFRADAPQLFVDVNRQQCQTMGVPVGDVFATQQAFLGSRYVNDFNRFGRTWQVIVQAEGQFRNSIDDAKRIRVRNDQGGMVPLGAVLDIREVAGPLVITRYNMHPAAAVMGSTAPGVSSGDGITVIDRLASRVFPEGTAHEWTEINYIQIDAGKNVWNKLIFPLAVLFVFLVLAAQYESWALPLAVIPIVPLCVLSSLAGVVVAGSDINVFTQIGFVVLIGLACKNAVLIVEFARALRAAGNSPRTAVVEACRLRLRPIVMTSVAFILGVVPLVFATGSGAEMRRALGTAVFAGMIGVTAFGLLLTPVFFVAVEWFAEGRLFQASWMKRLGRGGLNLIRLRPLLALGRVTVRAVKKRVSAAPQSRRHPKAQEVEPTETRGTGAVAPTDHSEVAS, from the coding sequence ATGCTGAGCTACTTCTTCATCGACCGGCCGGTGTTCGCCACCGTCCTGTCGCTCGTCGTGACGCTCGCCGGCGGGGTGGCGCTCGTCAACCTGCCGATGACCCAGTACCCGCCGATCACCCCGCCGAACATCACCGTCGTCGCCAGCTACCCCGGCGCCAGCGCGCAGGTGGTGGCCGACGCGGTCGCGGCGCCGATCGAGCAGGAGGTGAACGGGGTCGAGAACATGATGTACATGTCCTCGAACTCGGCCAACGACGGGTCGTACAGCCTGACCGTCACGTTCAAGCCGGGCACGAACCTCGACTTCGCGCAGGTGCTGGTGCAGAACCGGGTGAACCTGGCGCTCCCGCTACTCCCGGACGTCGTGCGCCAGGCCGGGGTGACCACCCGGAAGCGCAACCCGGACATGCTCATGGTCATCAACCTGTACTCGCCGACCGGGGAGTACGACCAGCTCCACCTGAGCAACTACTCGTCGATCTACGTCCGCGAGGAACTCGCCCGTGTGAAGGGCGTGGGCGACGTGGGGCTGTTCGGGAGCCTCGACTACAGCATGCGCGTGTGGGTGGACCCGGACCGGCTGGCGTCGATGGGCATCACCGCGGGCGACGTGCTCGCCGCGATCCGGGAGCAGAACCAGCCGTTCGCCGCCGGGCAGGTCGGACAGTCCCCGGTCCCGGACGGGCAGACGTTCGAGTTCCCACTTCACGTGCGCGGGCGGCAGTCCGCGCCCGAGGAGTTCGCCGACATCGTGATTCGGCGGGCGCCCGACGGGCGCCAGGTGCGCATCAAGGACGTCGGGCGGGTCGAACTCGGGGCCAAGAGCGTCGACACCTCGGACAAACTCGACGGGCGCCCCACCGCGAACATCGGGGTGTTCCAGCTCTCCGACGCGAACGCGCTGGACGTGGCCGACCGGGTGCGGGCGAAGATGGAGGAACTGAAGGAGGCGTTTCCTCCGGGGATCGACTACACGATCGCCAACGACAGCACGCCGTTCATTCGGGAGTCGGTGCGCGGGGTCGTCACAACGCTCCTCGAAGCGATCGGCCTCGTGGCGGTGGTGGTGCTCCTGTTCCTTCAGAGCTGGCGCGCCGCGCTGGTCCCGCTCGCCGCGGTTCCGGTGGCCATCGTCGGCACGTTCGCGGCAATGGCCGCGCTCGGGTTCACCCTCAACACCTTGACCCTGTTCGGGCTGGTGCTGGCGATCGGCATCGTGGTGGACGATGCCATCGTGGTGGTGGAAGCCGTTCAGCACAAAATTGAGCACGGGCAGGCCCCGCGCGAGGCCACCCGGCAAGCGATGGCCGAGGTCTCGGGGCCGGTGGTGGCGACCGGGCTGGTGCTGGTCGCGGTGTTCGTGCCGTGCGCATTTTTGGGCGGCATCACCGGGCTGTTCTTCCGCCAGTTCGCGGTGACCATCGCGGTTTCGACCGCGCTCTCGGCGCTCAACTCGCTAACGCTCAGCCCCGCGATGTGCGCCATCTTGCTGCAACCCGCCGGGGCGCGGAAGGACATCCCTGCCCGGGTGATCGACTTCCTGTTCGGGTGGTTCTTCCGGTTGTTCAACACCGGCGTGGTGCGCTCGACCGGGCTGTACGCCCGCGGGGTCGGGCTGTCGGTCCGGGTGGCGCCCCTGGTGCTGGTCGCGTACCTCGGGCTGGTGGGCCTGACGTGGTGGGGCTCCGAGCAGTTGCCCACTGGCTACATACCGAGTCAGGACCAGGGGCGGCTGATGTGCTCGATCCAGTTGCCCGACGCCGCCGCGCTCGAGCGCACCCAGGAGGTGGTGGACGAGGTGTCGCGGATCGCCCGTGAGACCCCGGGCGTGGCCCACACGGTTGCGGTTTCGGGCCGGTCGCTGCCACTTGGCGCGAACGGCTCGAACTACGGCACGATGCTCGTCACCCTGGACCCGATCAACGAGCGCACCCATCCGTCGCGCTCGGCCAACGCGATCAGCGCCAGCCTCCGTAAGGCGTTCGCCCAGCTTCCGGACGCCCAAGTGACGGTCATGGCCCCGCCGGCGGTGCCCGGTTTGGGCTCTGCTGGCGGGTTCAAGGTGATGGTGGAGGACCGGAGCGGAGAGAACGACCCGGTCCGGCTCCAGGGGAACACCCAGCGGCTCATCGCGGAGGCCCGGAAAGACCCGCGGCTGGCCGGGGTGTTCAGCGCGTTCCGGGCGGACGCCCCGCAACTGTTCGTGGACGTGAACCGCCAGCAGTGCCAGACGATGGGCGTGCCGGTCGGCGACGTGTTCGCCACCCAGCAAGCGTTCCTCGGCTCGCGGTACGTGAACGACTTCAACCGGTTCGGTCGGACGTGGCAGGTGATCGTTCAGGCCGAAGGGCAGTTCCGCAACAGCATCGACGACGCGAAGCGGATTCGGGTCCGCAACGACCAGGGCGGAATGGTGCCGCTGGGCGCGGTACTCGACATCCGGGAGGTGGCCGGGCCGCTCGTCATCACCCGGTACAACATGCACCCGGCGGCGGCGGTCATGGGCTCCACGGCGCCGGGCGTCAGCTCCGGGGACGGGATCACGGTGATCGACCGGCTCGCGAGCCGGGTGTTCCCGGAGGGCACCGCTCACGAGTGGACCGAGATCAACTACATCCAGATCGACGCCGGGAAGAACGTCTGGAACAAGCTGATTTTCCCGCTGGCGGTGTTGTTCGTGTTCCTGGTATTGGCGGCGCAGTACGAGAGCTGGGCGCTGCCGCTGGCCGTGATCCCGATCGTGCCGCTGTGCGTGCTGAGTTCGCTGGCGGGGGTGGTGGTCGCCGGGTCGGACATCAACGTGTTCACGCAGATCGGGTTCGTCGTGCTCATCGGGCTGGCGTGCAAGAACGCGGTGCTGATAGTCGAGTTCGCGCGGGCCTTGCGGGCGGCCGGCAACTCCCCGCGTACCGCCGTCGTCGAGGCGTGCCGGTTGCGCCTGCGGCCGATCGTAATGACCTCCGTCGCGTTCATCCTCGGGGTGGTGCCGCTGGTGTTCGCGACCGGGTCCGGGGCGGAGATGCGGCGGGCACTGGGCACCGCGGTGTTCGCCGGGATGATCGGCGTGACCGCGTTCGGGCTGCTCCTCACGCCGGTGTTTTTCGTGGCGGTCGAATGGTTCGCTGAGGGGCGGCTGTTTCAGGCGTCGTGGATGAAACGCCTCGGGCGGGGCGGACTGAACCTGATCCGGCTACGTCCCCTGCTGGCCCTTGGGCGGGTGACCGTTCGGGCGGTCAAAAAGCGCGTGAGTGCGGCGCCCCAATCACGTCGCCACCCCAAAGCACAAGAAGTCGAACCGACAGAAACTCGCGGGACCGGTGCCGTTGCGCCGACCGACCACTCCGAGGTGGCATCATAA
- a CDS encoding efflux RND transporter periplasmic adaptor subunit — translation MRSASWFTFVFALAFAAGCSKPAGGPPGGPPGGPPAGPTEVEVSAPVRGTVTDAEVFTGRTQPVMAADLRCRVSGYLEKVLFREGDEVEAGAPLFQLEQRPFELAVRQARGNLDQQKAQLRFNEVNYKRLNDTYMQGAGSVSDLQQALSARDASLAAVEAATAALETAEQNLRWATVRAPFAGRISRRQVDPGNTVAADTTVLASLVQLDPLYAYFDIDERTVLRVRSRLAAGSAHSLPVSLGLSDERPEEFSRSGVLQFTDNKVDPNTGTLRVWGTFANPKRDLPPGLFVRVRLQVGEPRQVLMVAEAALGSDQGRRYVYTVNAESRAARVPVEVGPRANGLIAIEKGLTGDERVVVRGLQNIRPKAEVTPKVIEMPRAKVGGAPGGPPVTGPGAKKGDGGLTGGSPSSGETPPAPVARPAPGGSGGSGGPKGRRPGQ, via the coding sequence GTGCGCTCGGCCTCGTGGTTCACCTTTGTTTTTGCGCTGGCGTTCGCGGCCGGCTGCTCCAAGCCGGCGGGCGGGCCGCCCGGTGGTCCCCCTGGCGGCCCGCCCGCCGGCCCGACGGAGGTCGAGGTCAGCGCGCCGGTCCGCGGCACGGTGACGGACGCCGAGGTGTTCACCGGCCGCACCCAGCCCGTCATGGCCGCCGACCTCCGCTGCCGTGTGTCCGGGTACTTGGAAAAGGTGCTGTTCCGGGAGGGCGACGAAGTCGAAGCCGGGGCGCCGCTGTTCCAACTGGAGCAGCGGCCGTTCGAACTGGCGGTGCGGCAGGCGCGGGGGAATCTGGACCAGCAGAAGGCGCAACTCAGGTTCAACGAGGTCAATTACAAGCGGTTGAACGACACGTACATGCAGGGCGCCGGCAGCGTCAGCGACCTCCAGCAGGCGCTCTCCGCCCGGGACGCCTCGCTAGCGGCCGTCGAGGCCGCCACCGCCGCGCTGGAGACGGCCGAGCAGAACTTGCGGTGGGCGACGGTCCGCGCCCCGTTCGCGGGGCGGATCAGCCGGCGCCAGGTGGACCCGGGTAACACGGTCGCCGCCGACACCACGGTCCTCGCCTCGCTCGTTCAGCTCGACCCGCTGTACGCGTACTTCGACATTGATGAGCGCACCGTGCTGCGGGTGCGCTCGCGGCTCGCCGCCGGCTCCGCCCACAGCCTGCCGGTTTCGCTCGGCTTGTCGGACGAGCGGCCGGAAGAGTTTTCGCGGTCCGGGGTGCTCCAGTTCACCGACAACAAGGTGGACCCCAACACCGGCACGCTCCGGGTGTGGGGCACGTTCGCGAATCCGAAGCGGGACCTGCCGCCGGGGCTGTTCGTTCGGGTCCGGCTCCAGGTCGGGGAGCCGCGCCAGGTGCTGATGGTGGCGGAGGCCGCGCTCGGCTCGGACCAGGGGCGCCGGTACGTCTACACCGTCAACGCGGAGAGCCGGGCGGCGCGGGTGCCGGTCGAGGTCGGGCCGCGGGCGAACGGCCTCATCGCGATCGAGAAGGGGTTGACGGGAGACGAGCGGGTGGTGGTGCGCGGGCTCCAGAACATTCGCCCGAAAGCCGAGGTGACGCCCAAGGTGATTGAGATGCCCCGCGCGAAAGTGGGCGGGGCGCCGGGCGGGCCGCCGGTCACGGGGCCGGGCGCGAAGAAGGGCGACGGGGGCCTGACGGGCGGGAGCCCGTCGTCCGGCGAAACGCCTCCGGCACCGGTCGCGCGCCCCGCACCCGGCGGCTCGGGCGGCTCGGGCGGTCCGAAGGGCCGCCGCCCGGGCCAGTGA
- a CDS encoding serine/threonine-protein kinase: protein MRIALGADPDDRLNAVLVEYVEAVERGERPDRQRVLACFPEHARELAAFFATRDRLEEITAPLRAVAGPDPSRDTGPAPALDGAVATRPDVPPLGAELGSIGDFRLLREVGRGGMGVVYEAEQLSLRRRVALKVLPFVSALDPRHLQRFRNEAQAAAQLHHTHIVPVFAVGAERGVHYYAMQFIDGQSLSQLLSDLRAADADAKSSGAATPLAGASVSAERASRRRQYFRRVAGLVKQAAEALDYAHQVGVVHRDVKPANLMLDDAGRLWVTDFGLAQMRNDSGLTATGEVLGTARYMSPEQAAGQRGVVDHRTDIYSLGATLYELLTLAPVFDAEDGRALLYQVAYKEPRPPRAADRSVPVELETIVLKALAKSPDERYRTAQELAADLQRFLDDRPVLARRPSFRDRTAKWVRRHRALVAVAAGVFLFATVGLAISTALVAQAYQREREAKQHESQRAKEAEQERTQAEQNYQRTRRAVDMFVELSDEEQFNFLPLTGLRVRLLETAIAYYQELSDSRADPQVRASLEEIKARVARLHDELTALNEVTRLLLLEQPVVCADLGLSREAVARLAPALQRLWSYRQGPEVRDAQEARQQPQIAELAAAARKEVQETLTVAQYQRLRQIFLQIPGPHVFGRSVLDELGLVDPQRDQIRRIRSAALRDSLKLWSTAETRCESQKDFEEMWKRTNNNIAAQLNPAQLEKWKAMRGASAPAGVQFPLHNSTRTRTP from the coding sequence ATGAGGATCGCACTGGGGGCTGACCCCGACGACCGCCTGAACGCGGTCCTGGTGGAGTACGTCGAGGCGGTCGAGCGCGGGGAGCGCCCGGACCGCCAGCGCGTGTTAGCCTGCTTCCCGGAACACGCCCGCGAGCTGGCCGCATTTTTTGCGACCCGGGACCGGCTCGAAGAGATCACCGCCCCGCTCCGCGCCGTGGCCGGGCCGGACCCGTCGCGCGATACCGGTCCGGCACCCGCACTCGACGGCGCCGTGGCGACCCGGCCGGACGTGCCGCCGCTGGGAGCCGAACTCGGCAGCATCGGTGATTTCCGCCTGCTCCGGGAGGTGGGGCGGGGCGGGATGGGGGTGGTGTACGAGGCCGAGCAGCTCTCCCTGCGCCGCCGGGTGGCGCTCAAGGTACTCCCGTTCGTGTCCGCGCTGGACCCGCGGCACCTCCAGCGGTTCCGCAACGAGGCCCAGGCGGCCGCCCAGTTGCACCACACCCACATCGTGCCAGTGTTCGCGGTCGGGGCCGAGCGCGGGGTCCACTACTACGCGATGCAGTTCATCGACGGCCAGAGCCTCTCGCAGCTCCTGTCCGACCTGCGGGCCGCGGACGCGGACGCCAAGTCGTCCGGCGCCGCCACGCCGCTCGCGGGCGCCTCCGTCTCGGCCGAGCGGGCGTCCCGCCGCCGCCAGTACTTCCGGCGGGTGGCGGGGCTGGTGAAGCAGGCCGCCGAGGCGCTCGACTACGCCCACCAGGTCGGGGTGGTGCACCGGGACGTGAAGCCCGCGAACCTGATGCTCGACGACGCCGGGCGGCTGTGGGTGACCGACTTCGGGCTGGCCCAGATGCGCAACGACTCCGGGCTCACCGCCACCGGCGAGGTGCTCGGCACCGCCCGGTACATGAGCCCCGAGCAGGCCGCCGGGCAGCGCGGGGTGGTGGACCACCGGACCGACATCTACTCGCTCGGGGCCACCCTGTACGAGCTGCTCACCCTGGCGCCGGTGTTCGACGCCGAGGACGGCCGCGCGCTGCTGTACCAGGTGGCGTACAAGGAGCCCCGGCCGCCGCGGGCGGCGGACCGGTCGGTCCCGGTGGAGCTGGAGACCATCGTACTCAAGGCCCTGGCGAAATCCCCCGACGAGCGCTACCGCACCGCCCAGGAGCTGGCCGCCGACCTCCAGCGGTTCCTGGACGACCGCCCGGTGCTCGCGCGCCGCCCGTCGTTCCGGGACCGCACCGCGAAGTGGGTGCGGCGGCACCGGGCGCTCGTGGCCGTCGCCGCCGGCGTGTTCCTGTTCGCGACCGTGGGGCTGGCGATCAGCACGGCGCTGGTCGCGCAGGCCTACCAGAGGGAGCGGGAGGCAAAGCAGCACGAGAGCCAGCGCGCCAAGGAGGCCGAGCAGGAGCGCACGCAGGCCGAGCAGAACTACCAGCGCACCCGCCGGGCGGTGGACATGTTCGTGGAGCTGAGCGACGAGGAGCAGTTCAACTTTTTACCGCTGACCGGGCTCCGGGTGCGGCTCCTGGAAACGGCGATCGCGTACTACCAGGAACTCAGCGACAGCCGCGCGGACCCGCAGGTGCGGGCCAGCCTGGAGGAGATCAAGGCGCGGGTCGCCCGGCTGCACGACGAGCTGACCGCGCTCAACGAGGTGACCCGGTTGCTGCTGCTGGAGCAGCCGGTCGTGTGCGCCGACCTGGGGCTCTCCCGGGAAGCGGTCGCCCGGCTCGCCCCGGCGCTCCAGCGGCTCTGGAGCTACCGGCAGGGGCCGGAGGTGCGCGACGCGCAGGAGGCGCGGCAGCAACCGCAGATCGCCGAACTGGCCGCGGCGGCCCGCAAGGAGGTCCAAGAGACGCTCACCGTGGCCCAGTACCAAAGGCTCCGGCAGATCTTTTTGCAGATCCCCGGTCCCCACGTCTTCGGCCGCTCCGTGCTGGACGAACTCGGGCTCGTCGACCCCCAGCGGGACCAGATCCGCCGGATCCGCTCCGCGGCGCTGCGGGACTCACTCAAGTTGTGGAGCACCGCCGAGACGCGGTGCGAGAGCCAGAAGGATTTTGAGGAGATGTGGAAGCGGACCAATAACAACATCGCCGCACAACTCAACCCCGCGCAGCTCGAGAAGTGGAAGGCGATGCGGGGGGCTTCGGCTCCGGCCGGCGTTCAATTCCCGTTGCACAACTCCACCCGCACCCGCACCCCCTGA
- a CDS encoding sigma-70 family RNA polymerase sigma factor, with the protein MTGHGELRPVEAYAEYLRLLARVHLAPQLKGKMDPSDAVQQTILQAHACRDQFRGRTEEEWVGWLRVILANVLTAALRAYGRKARDLGRERPLDAGLEASASRIEQWLAAEQSSPSQRASRHEQLVRLAVALARLPADQREAVELHHLGGYKIAEVGELMGRSRAAAMGLVFRGLQRLRELLGEGVGDEDRTGG; encoded by the coding sequence ATGACGGGGCACGGCGAACTCCGACCGGTCGAAGCTTACGCCGAGTACCTTCGTCTGCTCGCGCGAGTTCACCTGGCGCCACAACTGAAGGGGAAAATGGACCCGTCGGACGCGGTCCAGCAAACGATTCTTCAGGCGCACGCGTGCCGGGACCAGTTCCGGGGGCGGACCGAGGAGGAGTGGGTCGGGTGGCTCCGGGTGATCCTCGCCAACGTGCTCACCGCAGCCCTGCGGGCGTACGGCCGGAAGGCCCGAGACCTAGGCCGAGAGCGGCCGCTCGACGCGGGACTGGAGGCGTCGGCCTCGCGGATCGAGCAGTGGCTCGCGGCCGAGCAGTCGTCGCCCAGCCAGCGGGCGTCCCGGCACGAGCAGTTGGTGCGCCTTGCGGTCGCGCTCGCCCGGCTGCCGGCGGACCAGCGGGAGGCGGTCGAGTTGCACCACCTCGGGGGTTACAAGATTGCCGAGGTCGGGGAGCTGATGGGCCGCTCGAGGGCGGCGGCGATGGGGCTGGTGTTCCGCGGGCTCCAGCGGTTGCGTGAGCTGCTCGGGGAGGGCGTCGGTGATGAGGATCGCACTGGGGGCTGA